The following are encoded in a window of Brevibacillus sp. DP1.3A genomic DNA:
- the ebgA gene encoding beta-galactosidase subunit alpha has translation MHQRYDWANHQLLERNRLAARAYFLSYPEESGALTYERGATSWFQLLNGHWQFAYAESPLRVPENFFAADYDETEWARIQVPGHWQLQGYGKPHYTDLYYPFPVDPPDVPSDNPTGCYLREFTVASAWQNQQVILRFEGVDSAFHVWLNGKEVGYSQGSRLPSEFDVTELLQEGSNRLAVQVYQWSDGTYVEDQDMWYLSGIFRDVSLIARPKLHVRDLAVVTDLDDDFRHGVLRVRVHIENSSAAAYDGVSVTAKLLDQSYTSIASLTETGAGDLVAGQEKVVTLELPVQEPKKWSAEEPNLYHLLLAIEQESGEKSEVIPIRVGFRRVEVKGNNFFVNGVAIRLNGVNRHDHHPDLGRAVPYETMREDVLMMKRHNINAVRTAHYPNDPRFYDLCDQYGLYVMDETDLETHGFQLTGNISQLSDDPEWEQTYVERMERMVERDKNHPSIIMWSLGNESGFGCNFRAMAAWCRQADPTRLIHYEEDREAEVCDVFSTMYSSVEKMIQHGENEHLQKPHIMCEYAHAMGNGPGGLRDYAHVFDKYQRLQGGFVWEWIDHGLRQYTPDGREYYAYGGDFGDYPTNGNFVIDGLIRPDRTPSPGLLEYKKVIEPIVVEATDLESGLVTITNRYDFRTLAHVRMVWSVTADGQVVQSGTLSLPHTEAGSRTIVAVPYTLPVQVQDRTDYWLTLSFVLDQDESWVQAGHELAWAQFALPVTAAQQVTVAPYQPLFGRVDTKETKTDIIFTGADFQFVFDKVSGVPTSWVFAGKELLVAGPRLTFWRAPIDNDMYVVEEWRKVYLDRLQSRVEHVSIQQDRADRVVITCDVRIAPPVYDWGFTCRYTYTVFGNGEVQVDVQGTPKGTPPAMLPRIGLKLLVAKDMERVSWYGRGPGEAYIDSMEANRIGVYHASVDELYTPYVFPQENGNRTDVKWMSITDQRGIGLFAMGQPTLEFSALRYDTDDLEQAKHTTDLVKREYVTLHLDYRQNGLGSNSCGPKQSEQHALRPVEFQFQMRLTPFSKDTISPVQLSKRNLCE, from the coding sequence ATGCATCAACGGTATGACTGGGCAAATCATCAGCTGTTAGAGCGAAATCGCTTAGCGGCGCGGGCTTACTTTTTGTCTTACCCGGAAGAATCGGGAGCACTGACGTATGAAAGAGGCGCGACATCGTGGTTTCAATTGTTGAATGGGCATTGGCAGTTTGCTTACGCAGAATCACCGCTGCGAGTGCCGGAAAACTTTTTTGCCGCCGATTATGATGAAACGGAGTGGGCCCGAATTCAGGTGCCGGGGCATTGGCAACTGCAAGGGTATGGTAAACCGCATTACACGGACTTGTACTATCCGTTTCCGGTCGATCCGCCGGATGTTCCATCAGATAACCCGACAGGCTGCTATTTACGAGAGTTTACCGTAGCGTCTGCGTGGCAAAATCAGCAGGTGATCCTACGATTTGAAGGGGTCGACAGCGCTTTTCATGTGTGGTTGAACGGGAAGGAAGTCGGCTATAGCCAAGGAAGCCGCTTGCCATCTGAGTTTGATGTGACGGAGCTGTTGCAGGAAGGCAGTAATCGCTTGGCTGTTCAAGTGTACCAATGGTCGGACGGTACGTATGTCGAGGATCAAGATATGTGGTACTTGAGTGGGATTTTCCGGGATGTTTCCCTGATTGCCAGACCGAAGCTGCATGTGAGAGATCTGGCAGTCGTGACTGATCTGGATGATGATTTCCGCCATGGTGTGCTGCGCGTACGTGTCCATATAGAAAACAGTTCCGCTGCTGCCTATGACGGGGTGAGCGTGACCGCAAAGCTGCTGGATCAATCCTACACGTCTATCGCTTCGCTGACCGAAACCGGAGCAGGCGATCTGGTAGCCGGACAGGAAAAGGTCGTGACCTTGGAGCTTCCGGTGCAGGAGCCAAAAAAATGGTCGGCGGAGGAACCGAACCTGTATCATCTGCTGCTTGCGATTGAGCAGGAGTCGGGCGAAAAGTCAGAAGTTATCCCGATTCGTGTGGGCTTCCGACGGGTCGAAGTAAAAGGAAACAACTTCTTCGTAAACGGCGTGGCGATTCGCCTAAACGGCGTGAACCGCCATGATCATCATCCTGACCTCGGGCGTGCAGTCCCGTATGAAACGATGCGTGAAGATGTGCTCATGATGAAACGACACAACATCAACGCCGTTCGTACCGCGCATTACCCGAACGATCCGCGCTTTTATGATTTGTGCGACCAATACGGATTGTATGTCATGGACGAAACCGATTTGGAGACACATGGCTTCCAGTTAACGGGCAACATTAGTCAGCTGAGCGATGATCCAGAGTGGGAGCAGACGTACGTGGAGCGCATGGAGCGCATGGTGGAGCGGGACAAAAACCATCCGTCGATCATCATGTGGTCGCTTGGCAACGAATCCGGCTTCGGCTGCAATTTCCGGGCAATGGCCGCTTGGTGCCGACAAGCGGACCCGACTCGCCTCATCCACTACGAGGAGGATCGCGAAGCAGAAGTGTGCGACGTATTTTCCACCATGTACTCCTCGGTAGAAAAAATGATCCAGCACGGTGAAAATGAACATCTGCAAAAGCCGCATATCATGTGCGAGTATGCTCATGCCATGGGGAATGGACCCGGTGGCTTGCGAGACTACGCCCATGTATTTGATAAATATCAACGCTTGCAGGGCGGTTTTGTGTGGGAATGGATTGATCACGGCTTGCGCCAATATACGCCGGATGGGCGAGAGTATTATGCCTACGGGGGAGACTTCGGGGACTACCCGACGAATGGCAACTTCGTCATCGACGGACTGATTCGTCCGGATCGCACGCCATCCCCTGGGTTACTCGAATACAAAAAAGTGATTGAGCCAATCGTCGTAGAAGCGACTGATTTGGAAAGTGGGCTCGTCACCATTACGAATCGCTATGATTTCCGCACGCTTGCGCATGTGAGAATGGTTTGGAGTGTGACGGCAGACGGACAAGTGGTGCAGAGCGGAACGCTGTCGCTGCCACATACAGAAGCAGGAAGTCGCACCATTGTAGCTGTTCCCTATACCTTGCCTGTGCAGGTACAGGATCGGACTGACTACTGGCTGACGCTCTCCTTTGTTCTGGACCAAGATGAGAGCTGGGTACAGGCTGGACATGAGCTGGCTTGGGCACAATTTGCCTTGCCAGTGACCGCTGCCCAACAGGTTACGGTTGCTCCCTATCAGCCTCTGTTCGGCAGAGTAGATACAAAAGAAACGAAAACGGACATCATCTTTACAGGAGCAGATTTTCAGTTCGTTTTTGACAAAGTGAGCGGTGTGCCGACGAGTTGGGTGTTTGCAGGCAAGGAGCTGTTGGTGGCAGGACCTCGACTCACGTTCTGGCGTGCTCCGATTGACAATGACATGTACGTAGTGGAAGAGTGGCGCAAGGTGTACCTCGATCGTTTGCAAAGCCGGGTGGAGCATGTAAGCATCCAGCAGGATCGAGCAGATCGGGTGGTCATTACCTGCGATGTACGGATTGCTCCGCCTGTATACGACTGGGGATTTACGTGCCGCTACACGTATACTGTGTTCGGAAATGGCGAAGTGCAGGTAGATGTTCAAGGCACACCCAAAGGCACCCCGCCAGCGATGCTGCCACGAATCGGCTTAAAGCTATTGGTCGCCAAAGATATGGAGCGTGTCTCGTGGTATGGTCGTGGTCCAGGAGAGGCGTATATCGACAGCATGGAAGCCAATCGCATCGGGGTATATCACGCGAGTGTGGATGAGCTGTACACGCCGTATGTATTTCCACAGGAAAATGGCAATCGCACGGACGTCAAATGGATGTCGATCACCGATCAGCGAGGCATTGGACTTTTCGCGATGGGTCAACCGACCTTGGAATTTAGTGCACTTCGCTATGATACGGACGATCTGGAGCAAGCAAAGCACACGACAGATCTCGTAAAAAGAGAGTATGTCACACTACATCTCGATTATCGACAAAACGGGCTGGGTAGCAATAGCTGCGGACCTAAGCAATCGGAGCAGCATGCCTTGCGTCCAGTGGAGTTCCAGTTCCAAATGAGGTTAACGCCTTTCTCGAAGGATACGATTTCTCCGGTTCAGTTGTCTAAGCGGAATTTGTGTGAATAA
- a CDS encoding ROK family protein has translation MRHVIGLDVGGTTMKGAVMDENGRILLRAAKETKVHNNLPILIERMAALINELRDQSPVQIEAVGIGFPGPFDADNGISVHSPNFQLHQADLRTPLAKLVELPLFFENDLRTAALGEAIFGAGREVSHLVFVPLGTGVGAGIVNEGKLVRGSHGFAGEIGHVRYPGLTAPCNCGKLGCVETVASATGIARLARERLDKELDANPRQAKASPLFTLCDGQIERITAEQVATAVEQGDAVATCAWNEACEVTGWALSVLVNVCNPQLVVIGGGVCRAGELLLAPVQASVQRYAMEVVHQQTKIVLAELGADAGMLGAGALALQAMNREQGTVKS, from the coding sequence ATGCGCCATGTAATTGGCCTGGATGTCGGTGGTACGACAATGAAAGGGGCGGTCATGGACGAGAATGGGCGGATTCTCCTCCGGGCTGCCAAGGAGACAAAAGTTCATAACAACTTGCCCATCTTGATCGAGCGAATGGCTGCCCTGATTAACGAACTGCGGGATCAATCACCCGTTCAAATAGAGGCAGTAGGGATCGGATTTCCTGGTCCTTTTGATGCGGATAATGGGATATCAGTTCACTCGCCCAACTTTCAATTGCATCAGGCAGACTTGCGGACACCACTTGCGAAGCTGGTGGAGCTGCCGCTTTTTTTTGAAAACGATTTACGGACAGCTGCGCTCGGAGAAGCCATATTCGGTGCGGGTCGGGAGGTAAGTCACCTCGTTTTCGTGCCGCTTGGTACGGGAGTGGGGGCAGGGATTGTAAACGAAGGCAAGCTCGTTCGCGGCAGTCACGGATTCGCGGGAGAGATTGGTCATGTGCGCTATCCAGGGCTTACTGCTCCATGCAATTGCGGCAAGCTCGGCTGTGTAGAGACGGTCGCATCTGCCACAGGTATTGCGAGACTGGCCCGTGAACGCTTGGACAAGGAGCTCGATGCAAATCCGCGGCAAGCAAAAGCCTCTCCTCTGTTTACGCTGTGCGATGGACAGATTGAGCGGATTACGGCTGAGCAGGTGGCTACGGCAGTGGAACAAGGTGATGCAGTGGCGACCTGCGCATGGAACGAAGCATGTGAAGTAACTGGCTGGGCTTTGTCTGTCTTGGTGAACGTGTGCAACCCGCAACTCGTAGTGATCGGTGGTGGGGTTTGCCGGGCTGGGGAGCTATTGCTGGCACCAGTACAAGCGAGTGTACAACGGTACGCCATGGAAGTCGTTCATCAACAGACAAAGATCGTTTTGGCCGAGCTTGGTGCAGATGCAGGAATGCTCGGTGCAGGCGCCTTGGCCCTGCAAGCAATGAACAGGGAACAAGGAACCGTGAAATCGTAA
- a CDS encoding 1-phosphofructokinase family hexose kinase, which translates to MLVTVTLNAAIDKTYRLSHFRSGELHRTADVLSLPGGKGLNVARVAKALGQDVVASGFVAGHNGRFIVEGCEREGITSSFIETSGESRLCLAFLDEQEKTVTEVLEQGPAPSEEEISRLQTRLIELAAKAQYMVFSGSLPGGVPAETYAALIRGVARKGTACVLDTSGQALLEGIKATPSLIKPNRPEAEAILGFSLDSYKARCRAIRELRERGAQRVLLSLGEEGAWFGDGLETWRISAIPLADTEVKNTVGCGDSMLAGVLVGRLRGLAWPDAIWLGMACGAANTRSFGAGMIAPDDVQRLRSQPMHVERVE; encoded by the coding sequence ATGCTCGTAACGGTAACACTGAACGCAGCCATCGATAAGACGTATCGCCTCTCGCATTTTCGATCTGGAGAGCTGCATCGCACGGCTGATGTACTGAGCTTGCCCGGCGGAAAAGGGCTAAATGTGGCCCGTGTAGCAAAAGCGTTGGGGCAGGATGTAGTCGCAAGCGGTTTTGTCGCCGGTCACAACGGGAGGTTCATCGTGGAAGGCTGCGAACGTGAGGGGATTACCTCCTCCTTTATTGAAACGAGCGGAGAATCCCGACTGTGTCTGGCGTTTCTCGACGAACAGGAAAAAACGGTGACAGAAGTGTTAGAGCAAGGACCTGCACCCAGTGAAGAAGAGATCAGTCGCTTGCAAACGCGTTTGATCGAGCTGGCGGCCAAGGCACAGTACATGGTCTTTTCCGGAAGCTTGCCAGGTGGCGTTCCAGCTGAAACATACGCTGCGCTCATCCGAGGTGTCGCCCGGAAAGGAACCGCATGCGTGCTCGATACGAGCGGCCAGGCCCTGCTGGAAGGAATAAAAGCAACGCCCTCGCTCATCAAGCCCAATCGACCGGAAGCAGAAGCGATTCTCGGATTTTCGCTGGATAGCTACAAGGCCCGATGCAGAGCGATACGCGAGCTACGTGAGCGTGGTGCCCAACGAGTCCTTCTCTCGTTGGGGGAGGAGGGCGCGTGGTTTGGCGATGGCCTGGAGACGTGGCGTATTTCGGCGATCCCGTTAGCGGATACCGAAGTGAAAAATACAGTGGGCTGCGGTGATTCCATGCTTGCGGGTGTCCTTGTCGGAAGGCTGCGAGGCTTGGCTTGGCCAGATGCAATTTGGTTGGGGATGGCATGCGGCGCCGCGAATACGCGGTCGTTTGGAGCGGGCATGATCGCGCCCGACGATGTGCAGAGGTTGAGAAGTCAGCCGATGCATGTGGAGCGAGTCGAGTAG
- a CDS encoding bifunctional phosphoglucose/phosphomannose isomerase — protein sequence MRINLDDAKALRELDTIFALQDTESYDEQFKTGIKLSDSLDVSNISVKIENIVVLGTGGGSAASVNLIKSYLFAELQVPLQLNQGYTIPAFVDAKTLVIVVSHSGNTEEVVSGYEAAIAKGAQIAVITAGGKVLEMAREHNHACLLVPGGMMPRIVLGYIFLPILAILTKLGLISDKRAEVEETIALFEEWKHIYGTDSPIEKNEAKQIAIEMDGLIPVVYGTLPFFDAPAWRWKNQLGENSKLMAFWNAIPSLHHDEAVGWDSPSALLKGVHFTLLRDLEDSEKTTQRVEISADILRERAGGVRVVHSHGVSRMARLFSIVYLADFVSLYAALIRGVDPTPVEVINLFKQKMGQPLVTVQVR from the coding sequence ATGCGTATAAATCTCGATGATGCGAAAGCGTTGCGCGAACTGGACACGATTTTTGCACTGCAAGATACGGAAAGCTACGATGAACAATTTAAAACAGGCATAAAATTATCTGATAGTTTAGATGTATCTAATATTTCTGTTAAAATTGAAAATATTGTGGTGCTTGGTACTGGTGGTGGTTCGGCTGCGAGCGTCAATTTGATCAAGTCGTATTTGTTTGCCGAACTGCAAGTGCCGCTTCAGTTAAATCAAGGCTACACCATCCCGGCTTTTGTAGATGCGAAGACGCTCGTCATCGTCGTTAGCCACTCTGGCAATACAGAAGAAGTCGTCAGCGGCTACGAAGCAGCGATTGCCAAAGGAGCACAGATCGCCGTCATTACGGCGGGTGGAAAAGTATTGGAGATGGCTCGTGAACACAATCATGCGTGCTTGCTCGTGCCGGGCGGAATGATGCCGCGGATCGTACTCGGCTACATCTTCCTGCCGATACTTGCCATCCTGACGAAGCTCGGGCTGATTTCCGACAAACGTGCGGAGGTCGAGGAGACGATTGCCCTGTTCGAGGAGTGGAAGCACATCTACGGAACGGACTCTCCGATCGAGAAAAATGAAGCCAAACAAATCGCCATTGAAATGGATGGACTGATACCTGTTGTGTACGGAACGCTACCGTTTTTCGATGCTCCTGCATGGCGTTGGAAAAACCAGCTCGGGGAAAACAGCAAGCTGATGGCATTTTGGAACGCCATTCCGAGCCTTCACCACGACGAAGCTGTGGGTTGGGATTCGCCGTCTGCACTGCTGAAGGGCGTTCATTTTACACTCCTTCGCGATCTGGAGGACAGCGAGAAGACGACCCAACGTGTAGAGATCAGCGCTGATATTTTGCGTGAGCGCGCTGGTGGGGTAAGGGTGGTTCATTCCCACGGCGTATCCCGAATGGCTCGGTTGTTTTCTATCGTGTACTTAGCTGACTTCGTGTCGCTGTACGCTGCATTGATTCGTGGCGTCGATCCAACCCCTGTAGAAGTGATCAATTTGTTCAAACAAAAAATGGGGCAGCCGCTCGTTACTGTGCAGGTGAGATAG
- the fba gene encoding class II fructose-1,6-bisphosphate aldolase produces the protein MALVSSTQMLRTAREQGYCVGAFNVHTMEMLQAVVEAACEANAPLILQTTVGTVRHLGPEYVTAIARVASEEARVPIALHLDHCHEEELIVRCIEAGYTSVMIDASMHPFAENASMTRRVVELARERGVNVEAELGKVGGVEDDLVVDDADAALADPIECEKFIELTGVDTLAPAIGTAHGIYKGEPRIDFARIEEIARRVSVPLVLHGGSGIPEEQVKRAVQLGMAKMNVATELRIAFSQAIKGVFDNNPQENDPRTYMKQAKQAVKEVALAKMEMCGCVGKASVR, from the coding sequence ATGGCCTTGGTATCATCGACACAGATGCTGCGCACAGCAAGGGAGCAAGGATATTGTGTAGGAGCATTCAACGTACACACGATGGAAATGCTCCAAGCAGTAGTGGAGGCGGCTTGCGAAGCAAACGCACCGCTCATTTTACAGACCACAGTCGGAACGGTCCGGCATCTCGGACCTGAGTATGTAACAGCAATCGCCCGGGTAGCCTCAGAAGAGGCCCGGGTGCCGATTGCCCTGCATTTGGATCATTGTCATGAAGAGGAACTCATTGTGCGATGTATCGAAGCGGGTTATACATCGGTCATGATCGATGCGTCGATGCATCCTTTTGCGGAAAATGCGTCTATGACGCGGCGTGTAGTGGAGCTGGCTAGAGAGCGCGGTGTCAATGTGGAGGCTGAGCTCGGCAAAGTTGGTGGCGTGGAGGACGATCTCGTTGTCGACGATGCAGATGCTGCGCTTGCTGACCCGATCGAGTGCGAGAAATTTATCGAGTTGACTGGCGTGGATACGTTGGCTCCGGCTATTGGTACGGCTCACGGGATTTACAAGGGGGAGCCGCGCATTGATTTTGCTCGCATCGAAGAGATTGCCCGTCGTGTTTCTGTACCGCTTGTGTTGCACGGCGGATCTGGAATTCCCGAGGAGCAGGTGAAGCGGGCGGTTCAGCTCGGCATGGCAAAAATGAACGTAGCGACAGAGCTGCGTATCGCGTTTTCACAAGCGATCAAGGGCGTATTTGACAACAACCCCCAGGAAAACGACCCGCGCACCTATATGAAGCAGGCCAAGCAGGCGGTCAAAGAAGTGGCTCTCGCCAAGATGGAGATGTGCGGTTGTGTTGGAAAAGCAAGTGTACGTTAA
- a CDS encoding DeoR/GlpR family DNA-binding transcription regulator — MLAAERHSKILEQLKVEQSVTVSQLSLALDVSEVTIRKDLIKLENDGLLTRIHGGATITNFLPLERSFTEKLEERSEEKQAIAHQALSHIQPGDTVILGAGTTMMELAKLLRGLNDLTVVTNAVNIAMELNSQGKHHVILIGGEMRHKSFALVGSVAADNLRGLSVFKCFIGADGVHPENGLTTLNLAEAQINQVMMERARKVYVLADHSKFGETHLAKFAGVSDVDRIITDAAGQHLVSKYAELGINLELASLQVVTK, encoded by the coding sequence ATGCTGGCAGCCGAACGGCACAGCAAGATCCTCGAACAATTGAAGGTAGAACAGAGCGTAACCGTCAGCCAATTGAGTCTGGCGCTGGATGTGTCTGAAGTAACGATTCGAAAAGATTTGATCAAGCTTGAAAACGATGGTCTGCTGACGCGCATTCACGGAGGCGCGACGATTACGAATTTCTTGCCATTGGAGCGCAGTTTCACAGAAAAGCTGGAAGAGAGAAGCGAAGAGAAGCAAGCGATTGCCCATCAAGCGCTGTCGCACATACAGCCGGGGGACACGGTTATTCTCGGGGCAGGGACCACGATGATGGAGCTCGCCAAGCTGCTGCGCGGCTTAAATGATCTGACTGTCGTGACGAATGCGGTCAACATCGCGATGGAGCTGAACAGTCAAGGCAAGCACCACGTCATTTTGATCGGTGGAGAGATGCGCCACAAATCCTTTGCGCTCGTTGGTTCTGTCGCAGCGGATAATCTGCGAGGACTTTCTGTCTTCAAATGCTTTATCGGGGCAGATGGGGTTCATCCGGAAAACGGGCTGACAACGCTCAATCTGGCTGAAGCGCAAATCAACCAAGTCATGATGGAACGCGCCAGAAAAGTCTACGTGCTGGCCGACCACAGCAAGTTCGGAGAGACGCATTTGGCGAAGTTCGCCGGGGTGTCCGATGTGGATCGGATTATTACGGATGCGGCAGGACAGCATCTTGTCAGTAAGTATGCGGAGCTGGGCATCAACCTGGAGCTGGCGAGCTTGCAGGTTGTGACCAAGTAA
- a CDS encoding LysR family transcriptional regulator, with protein MEIRQFQTFKAVVDFNSFTKAAQALQYSQATITSHIQQLEEGMGVPLFDRLGKKIQLTAYGRELYTYVEELLVSYAKIKDISANEQSLQGELRIGASETITIYRLGDILSKYRASYPGVNISFVMDDCIRLREKLHEGLLDIVITLEPKLDDPNLVVEQFSTERLVFIGGRDHSFEKIEDAGEECMIFSGEHCALRRFFQRFLEKREIRPKHHLEFSSMEAIKQSVANGLGVSLMPYISVEALLNEQKVKMIACEEELLFYAQIAYHKNKWLSRAHKKFIDFMLESRDIG; from the coding sequence ATGGAGATTCGCCAATTTCAAACCTTTAAGGCAGTCGTCGATTTCAACAGCTTTACGAAGGCCGCACAAGCACTGCAATATTCACAGGCGACGATTACCTCCCATATTCAGCAGTTGGAAGAAGGAATGGGCGTCCCTCTGTTTGATCGACTGGGAAAGAAAATTCAGTTGACCGCCTATGGCCGCGAGCTGTACACGTATGTCGAGGAGCTGCTGGTTTCGTATGCGAAGATCAAGGATATATCGGCGAATGAGCAATCACTGCAAGGCGAGTTACGCATTGGAGCCTCGGAGACGATTACGATCTATCGGTTGGGTGACATTTTGTCCAAGTACAGAGCGAGCTACCCAGGCGTAAATATTTCATTTGTAATGGACGACTGCATTCGCTTGCGGGAAAAGCTGCATGAAGGTCTATTGGATATCGTGATCACGCTGGAGCCAAAGCTCGATGATCCGAATCTAGTCGTGGAGCAGTTCTCTACCGAGCGATTGGTATTTATCGGGGGACGCGATCATTCGTTTGAGAAAATAGAGGATGCTGGCGAGGAATGTATGATTTTTAGCGGAGAGCATTGTGCTCTGCGGCGGTTTTTTCAACGATTCTTGGAAAAAAGGGAGATCAGGCCGAAGCACCACCTGGAATTCTCCAGTATGGAAGCGATCAAGCAGAGTGTGGCGAATGGGCTAGGCGTGAGCTTGATGCCTTATATTAGTGTCGAAGCCTTGTTGAATGAGCAAAAAGTGAAAATGATAGCGTGCGAGGAAGAGCTGTTGTTCTATGCGCAAATTGCCTACCATAAAAACAAGTGGCTTTCACGGGCGCATAAGAAGTTTATTGATTTCATGCTGGAAAGTCGGGATATCGGGTAA
- a CDS encoding DJ-1/PfpI family protein: MKKVCLLLPNGFEAVEASVFTDVIGWNKEEGDGTTELVTVGTRKELKCTWNFTVIPEMVIDDANVNDFDALALPGGFEQAGFYEDAYREDVLAFIREFEKQGKVIASICVGALPLGKSGILQGRNATTYNLNNQLRQKQLAAMGANVIPDQSIVIDNNIITSYNPSTAFDVAFTLLESLTSRENTDNVKRLMGFLV, from the coding sequence ATGAAAAAAGTGTGCTTGTTATTACCGAATGGCTTTGAAGCAGTAGAAGCAAGTGTATTTACTGATGTAATCGGATGGAACAAGGAAGAGGGCGACGGAACTACGGAGCTGGTGACCGTAGGAACGCGCAAAGAGTTGAAATGCACGTGGAATTTTACTGTGATTCCCGAAATGGTGATCGACGATGCGAATGTAAACGACTTCGATGCACTGGCACTGCCTGGCGGTTTTGAGCAAGCGGGGTTTTATGAAGATGCTTATCGCGAGGACGTTCTCGCTTTCATTCGTGAATTTGAAAAGCAAGGCAAAGTGATCGCCTCCATCTGTGTCGGCGCACTTCCCCTCGGGAAAAGCGGGATTTTGCAAGGACGAAATGCAACGACCTACAACCTGAACAACCAGTTGCGGCAAAAGCAACTAGCTGCGATGGGTGCCAATGTCATCCCTGACCAATCCATCGTCATCGACAACAATATTATCACCTCGTACAACCCTTCGACCGCTTTTGATGTGGCATTCACCTTGCTGGAGTCACTGACATCCCGCGAAAACACCGACAATGTGAAACGCTTGATGGGGTTTCTTGTATAA
- a CDS encoding erythromycin esterase family protein: protein MNFYRSSVVTVSICGLLLTGAHATYAAPLTEMDSEQQGKKAKNLSPKEWLELKSFELNSAEPGTDLEDIEPLRDMIGSASIVGLGEANHGSREIFTMKHRFVEFLVMEMGFTTLVLEENWGNALELDHYVLTGEGNPSEYLMPLFQTQEIVDMLEWMREYNADPENEEKLRVVGMDVQNVSENVYDEIRQYIKEYKPDLLPRVDKKMKELAEVTKDLETYTSLPDAIQKKHHEQAKEITKILEQNKKRLNGQSEEFAKIKQHAKVIEQFTGMYFNFSENPSEVFLRHDIAMFENAKWAHEQLGKTIVWGHNGHIAKSNIVPDVYPKLAGQHLLDHYGKKYVTIGTSFGKGDFNAYNSEYKIVPVTIESNDNTSNHTLDQVSKDQYFVDLRNATGLTKKWLNEERPFLNGRGSANPNTPNLVTAALGQTFDILIHIDTVSAGKLVR from the coding sequence ATGAACTTTTACAGAAGTAGCGTCGTCACGGTATCGATTTGTGGTCTACTTTTAACAGGCGCCCATGCCACGTATGCAGCTCCATTAACCGAGATGGACAGCGAACAACAAGGGAAGAAGGCAAAAAATCTAAGTCCAAAAGAATGGTTAGAGCTGAAATCTTTTGAATTGAATAGCGCTGAGCCTGGGACTGATCTTGAAGATATTGAACCGCTGCGCGACATGATCGGTTCTGCTTCAATCGTAGGTTTAGGTGAGGCAAATCATGGCAGTCGTGAAATTTTTACGATGAAACACCGGTTTGTTGAATTTCTCGTCATGGAAATGGGCTTTACCACCCTTGTATTAGAAGAAAACTGGGGCAACGCATTGGAACTTGATCATTACGTTCTCACAGGAGAAGGGAATCCGAGTGAATATCTAATGCCCCTATTTCAAACACAAGAAATCGTAGACATGCTGGAATGGATGCGTGAGTACAATGCCGATCCCGAGAACGAAGAGAAACTGCGGGTGGTCGGGATGGATGTACAAAACGTCAGCGAAAATGTATACGATGAGATCAGACAGTATATAAAAGAATATAAGCCTGACCTGCTGCCCCGTGTGGATAAAAAAATGAAGGAACTTGCCGAAGTTACGAAGGATCTGGAAACCTATACATCTTTGCCAGATGCCATTCAGAAAAAACATCATGAGCAAGCGAAAGAAATCACGAAAATATTGGAACAAAACAAAAAGCGTCTGAACGGCCAATCCGAGGAGTTCGCAAAGATCAAGCAACACGCCAAGGTCATTGAGCAATTTACTGGCATGTATTTCAACTTCTCGGAGAATCCATCAGAAGTATTTTTGAGGCATGATATCGCGATGTTTGAGAATGCGAAGTGGGCTCATGAACAGCTAGGAAAAACAATCGTATGGGGGCACAATGGGCACATCGCAAAGAGCAATATAGTGCCGGATGTATACCCGAAGCTCGCCGGTCAGCATTTACTGGACCATTATGGTAAGAAATATGTAACGATTGGAACTTCATTCGGGAAAGGCGATTTCAACGCGTATAACTCTGAATATAAAATTGTTCCAGTTACCATTGAATCGAATGATAATACATCCAATCACACCCTAGATCAAGTCTCAAAGGATCAATACTTTGTTGATTTACGGAATGCTACAGGTCTCACCAAAAAATGGTTAAACGAAGAACGGCCGTTTTTGAACGGACGCGGTTCTGCTAATCCAAACACACCAAACCTTGTAACAGCTGCGCTTGGGCAAACATTTGATATTCTCATTCATATAGACACAGTGAGCGCTGGCAAGCTTGTTCGTTAA